AGCGCCTACCTCAAGGCCCTGTCCACCCGCTTCAAATTCAGTGACGCCGTCGTGGCCGGGTTCTACAGCCTCAACAAGGCCAGCTTCACCCGTCAGGCCCAGGCCTGCGTCAAGCACATCCTGGTGCCCACCGAGGCCGAGGCCACCCAGATCGTCAAGGACCTGGCAGCGGGCGGCGATTTCGCGGCGATTGCCAAGGCGAAGTCCAAGGACCCCGGCAGCGCCGAGAAGGGCGGCGATCTCGGCTGCCTCGCGCCCGGCGACACCGTGCCGGAGTTCGACAAGGCCAGCTTCGAGGGACCGCTGAATCAGGTCCAGACGGTCAAGTCCCAGTTCGGCTACCACGTGCTGGTCGTGACCAAGCGCACCGACGCGGGCCTCGCCCCACTGAGCGAGGTGGCCCCCCAGATCCGCGACCAGCTCGCCGCCGAGGCTGCCCAGAAGTATGTAGACGCCCAGATCAAGCGCCTGAACCTGACGGTCTACGCAGATCGCCTGCCCGCCGCGCCTGCCCCGGCCCCGCAGGACAACAGCACGCCTGCCCCTGCCGATGGTGCCCCGACGGACGCGGCACCCACCGACGCGCCCCCCGCTCCCTGAGTCGCACCCGACCCGCGCCGCCCACCTCCAGTCAGGTGGGCGGTTTTTTGTATGGCTCCGGATCGGTAGCCGGAGACACCAGCCGCAGCACATCGGCCAGACCGCGCAGAACGAAGTCGGGGCGCACATCCGGCGGCAGTGGACGGCCAGTAGGCAGGTAAGCCGCCCGCATCCCTGCCGCCTGCGGCCCAGCGATATCGTTGGCGGGTGAGTCGCCAACAAACAGCGTCGCCGGAGCCGAGACGTCCAGCCGCTCCAGCGCCAGATCGTAAATGCGCGGATCGGGCTTGGCGATTCCGGCGGCCTCGCTGATGATCAAGTCGTCGATCAGCGGCAGCAGGCCGAGGCGCTCTGTCACCGCAGACTGCATCTCAATGCGGCCATTGGTCAGCACCGAGAGCCGGAGACCGCGCCGCCGCCGCTCAGCCAACACTTCGTGGGCATCGGCCATCAATTTGACGGCGGGCAGTTTATGACGCCTGAAATCGGCGAACAGGGCATCAGACGTGTGCGGGAGCCGGTACTCGGCCACCAGTGCCGCGAAGACGTCCTCTCTTACGCCGGTCGCCGAAATCGTCCAGCTTTGAATCCCATCAGACGCCGGAGCGCAAAGTCAAGTCGAGAATCTGCGCGTCGCGGGGCGTGTCGAGCACGAAGCGCACCGCCCCGGCCAGGGTTGAGGGTTGAATATACTTGCCAGGCTCGAAATCCGCTCCCTCCTGCCCCCGGACTTTCTCCTGCATGGCCGTGGCGGTGCGGCCCGGATACACACTGGTGACGCGCACGCCCGATGCGCCCTCCTCAGCCCGCAGAGCGTCAGCCAGCGCGCGCAGGGCGAACTTGCTGGCGGCGTAGCTGCTCCACCCGGCACTGGCCGACAGGCCCGCCCCGGAGTTGATAAACACCACGCATCCGCGACTTTGCCTCAGCCCTGGCAGCAGCAAGCGGGTCAGTTCGGCGGGGGCCACCACGTTGACGGCGAGCGTCTGCGTCCAGACCTCGTGGGACTGCTCAGCCACCGGACCGAGTTCGACGGTTCCGGCATTGTGAATCAGATTGGTCAGTGGCCGTAAGCCTTCAAGTGCGGCTGCGAAGGTCTCGGGGCGGGTCAGATCGAGAACCAGTGGGCAGGCATCGGGCAACCCGTCACAGAGGATGTCCAGCCTGGCTCTGTCGCGGCCCTGCAAGATCAGGCGGTGGTCACGGCAGGCTTCAGCCAGCGCCTTGCCGATACCACCAGTGGCTCCGGTGATCAGGGTGAAGGGCGGATCAATCTCAGAAGTCATGGGGCAGTGTAACCAGCCGGGAAGCAAAGAACCGCTCCTGAAACTGGCCAGTGCTCCAGAGTTTTGCCCCGGTCCAGACGTTACAAGACCACACCACGATCAGTTTTTCCTCGCTATTGTCGCTGCACAGCATGACCGTCGCCACCCAGCGTGCCGGTCAGCTCGCCGGAGTTGACCGGGTACATATCAAGTCGGGCCAGCGCGGATGGACGCTGCTGGGCGGGCAGTCCACGACGGTTCGCACCGTTCTGACTGAGGTAAGACGTGCGGTCAGGGTACATGATAGGAGCGGTAGCGCGGCTAGACTGGCCTCCACCTATGGGCCTCGCGGACGATCCCTTCAACTATCAGCCGACCAGAGACGGACTGCTGCGGATTTCGCGCGGCGCGAAAGTGGTCATGACGCTGGGCGGCCAGCGGGCCGGGAAGCTGCTGGGGGCGCTTCAGGCCGCCGCCAACGAAGACGCCCGGCAACATCTGCTGGCCCGTGCCACCGGGAATTATCGGCGCGGCAATGAACGGACGGCGAAGCCGAAGGCCACACAGCGGCGCTGAGCCTCTCCCCTGCTTATGTGGGCGGCCCGGCGTAGAATCGCGAGCATGAGCCAACTTCAGAATCTGTCCCTGACCGACGCCGACCAAGCCAGCGCCAACGCCGAACTGTTCGACCTGCTCAGGATTCCCAGCGTCAGCGCCGACCCCTCGCACGCGCCCGACATGCGCCGCGCCGCCGACTTCTTGCAGGCCAAACTGGCGTCGCTGGGCTTCACCGCCCGCGTGGAGGCCACCGCCGGGCACCCGGTGGTCTACGCCGAGCGCCTGAGCGACCCGGCCCGGCCCACCGTGCTGATCTACGGCCACTACGATGTGCAGCCTGAGGCCCCGCTCGAAGAGTGGCTGACCCCGCCCTTCGAGCCGACCGTGCGGGAGGGCCGCATCTACGCGCGCGGCTCCACCGACGACAAGGGGCAGGCCTACGCCCACCTGCGCGGCGCGGAGCTGCTGCTCAAGTCGGGCGAATTGCCGCTCAACGTCAAGTTTCTACTGGAAGGCGAGGAGGAGGTCGGCAGCAAAAATCTGGAGCCGTATCTACGTGAGCATGCCGATCAGCTTAAGTGCGACGTGATCGTCATTTCCGACGGCTCACGCTTCGCGCCGGACGTGCCCACCGTGACCTACGGGCTGCGCGGCCTGAGCTACGTGGAAGTGCACGTGCAGGGTGCCAACCGCGACCTTCACAGCGGCAGCTACGGCGGGTCCGCGCCCAACCCGATCAATGCCCTGTGCCAGATCATCAGCCAGCTCAAGGATGACCAGGGCCGCATTACCATTCCCGGTTTCTACGACGGCATCGACGAGATCACCCAGGAGGAGCGCGACATGTGGGCAGGGCTGCCGCACGACGACGCGGCCTTCGCCGGAAGTATCGGGGCTGCCGGGCTGCCGGGCGAGGCGGGTTACACCACCCTGGAGCGGTTGTGGGCACGTCCCACGCTGGACGTGAACGGCATCTGGGGCGGCTACCAGGGCGAGGGCAGCAAAACCGTGATCGCGGCCAAGGCCGGAGCCAAGATCAGCATGCGCCTGGTGCCGGGGCAGGATCCCGAGAACATCACCAGGCTGATTCAGGCGTACATTCCCACCCTGGCCCCCGATGGCGTCAAGGTGGAGGTCAAGGGGCTGCACGGTGGCCAGCCGGTCAAGATCGACCTGGACAACCCCTACGTGCGGGCGGCAGGCAAAGCGCTGGAACAGGTCTACGGCAAGGCCCCGGCCTTCACACGCGGCGGCGGCTCGATTCCGATTGTGGCGGCCTTCCGGGACATCCTTAAAGTCCCCGTCGTGCTGGTGGATTTCGGTCTCAACGAGGACGCCCCGCACAGCCCCAACGAGAGTTTCGCCTTGGTGGACTACCACAACGGCATTCTGACCAGCGCTTACCTGCTACAGGCGCTGGCACAGGCTGAGTGAAATTCGGGCGATGCGACTGGACTTGATGCAACTGGGCTTGATGCGTTTGGGCTTTCTCTCCTCGCACGGCGGCAGCACGGCGCGGGCGGTGACAGTAGCCTGCACTCGGGGCGAGCTGGCCGCCACGCCCGCCCTGCTGATCAGCAACAACAGCGCGTCCCCCGTGATGCAGTGGGCTGGGGAAATTGGGCTACCCCGCCTGCACCTCAGCCGCGCCGCTTACCCCGACCCCGATGAGCTGGACGCCGCCATCGTGGCCGCCCTGCGCGCCCACCAGATTGACGCGGTGGTGCTGAGCGGTTACATGAAGGCGCTGGGGACACGCACGCTGACCGCCTACCGGGGGCGCATGCTCAACGTGCATCCCAGCTTGCTGCCGCTCTACGGCGGGCGCGGCATGTACGGTGACCTGGTCCACGCAGCGGTGCTGGCCGCAGACGAGACCGTCAGCGGCGCGACGGTGCATCAGGTGGAGGCGGGCATCGACGAGGGCACGGTGGTGGCCCAGTCGCGGGTTGCCGTGCTGCCAGGCGATACGGTGGCGACCCTGCGCGCCCGCGTACAGGCCACCGAGGGGCCGCTGATGATCGCCGCTCTACAGAAATTGGCTGAGGCCGTGACATGAAGCGCAAGGTATTCGACCGCCGTATCTGGCCCCGCGCTATCAGCGGCGAGCAGACAGCCCTGAATCTGCCCGGCGGCCTGATCGTGGACTACCGGGCGGGCGAGGTCACCGCGCCCAAGTGGGTGAGCGTCGCGGGCCGGGCGCTGTGCATCC
This portion of the Deinococcus rubellus genome encodes:
- a CDS encoding peptidylprolyl isomerase encodes the protein MKLHLLTALLALTSLAAAQTAAPATTDPVPAQTTPVQTAPAPADPAAPASDTAAPASDTAAPASDKSMPEADPTTVIASVGGTNYTLAEFDRSFRMAVARSANAQGMPYSNDMEAGFAQYRPQFLNTFARQQAVLQLAEKGQYTSDDAAIDTQLKADRGQFQSDEEFIAALQGSGFADEADYRLSLQEQQITSAYLKALSTRFKFSDAVVAGFYSLNKASFTRQAQACVKHILVPTEAEATQIVKDLAAGGDFAAIAKAKSKDPGSAEKGGDLGCLAPGDTVPEFDKASFEGPLNQVQTVKSQFGYHVLVVTKRTDAGLAPLSEVAPQIRDQLAAEAAQKYVDAQIKRLNLTVYADRLPAAPAPAPQDNSTPAPADGAPTDAAPTDAPPAP
- a CDS encoding HAD family hydrolase produces the protein MAEYRLPHTSDALFADFRRHKLPAVKLMADAHEVLAERRRRGLRLSVLTNGRIEMQSAVTERLGLLPLIDDLIISEAAGIAKPDPRIYDLALERLDVSAPATLFVGDSPANDIAGPQAAGMRAAYLPTGRPLPPDVRPDFVLRGLADVLRLVSPATDPEPYKKPPT
- a CDS encoding SDR family oxidoreductase codes for the protein MTSEIDPPFTLITGATGGIGKALAEACRDHRLILQGRDRARLDILCDGLPDACPLVLDLTRPETFAAALEGLRPLTNLIHNAGTVELGPVAEQSHEVWTQTLAVNVVAPAELTRLLLPGLRQSRGCVVFINSGAGLSASAGWSSYAASKFALRALADALRAEEGASGVRVTSVYPGRTATAMQEKVRGQEGADFEPGKYIQPSTLAGAVRFVLDTPRDAQILDLTLRSGV
- a CDS encoding dipeptidase — its product is MSQLQNLSLTDADQASANAELFDLLRIPSVSADPSHAPDMRRAADFLQAKLASLGFTARVEATAGHPVVYAERLSDPARPTVLIYGHYDVQPEAPLEEWLTPPFEPTVREGRIYARGSTDDKGQAYAHLRGAELLLKSGELPLNVKFLLEGEEEVGSKNLEPYLREHADQLKCDVIVISDGSRFAPDVPTVTYGLRGLSYVEVHVQGANRDLHSGSYGGSAPNPINALCQIISQLKDDQGRITIPGFYDGIDEITQEERDMWAGLPHDDAAFAGSIGAAGLPGEAGYTTLERLWARPTLDVNGIWGGYQGEGSKTVIAAKAGAKISMRLVPGQDPENITRLIQAYIPTLAPDGVKVEVKGLHGGQPVKIDLDNPYVRAAGKALEQVYGKAPAFTRGGGSIPIVAAFRDILKVPVVLVDFGLNEDAPHSPNESFALVDYHNGILTSAYLLQALAQAE
- the purN gene encoding phosphoribosylglycinamide formyltransferase, whose protein sequence is MRLDLMQLGLMRLGFLSSHGGSTARAVTVACTRGELAATPALLISNNSASPVMQWAGEIGLPRLHLSRAAYPDPDELDAAIVAALRAHQIDAVVLSGYMKALGTRTLTAYRGRMLNVHPSLLPLYGGRGMYGDLVHAAVLAADETVSGATVHQVEAGIDEGTVVAQSRVAVLPGDTVATLRARVQATEGPLMIAALQKLAEAVT